In Phaseolus vulgaris cultivar G19833 chromosome 3, P. vulgaris v2.0, whole genome shotgun sequence, the sequence ATCGACAATGATACACCTTATTCAttccatgagaaaagatgtgatatagaatgaaaataaaaactaacaGAAAGCATTTacaataaaaactactttatagcACCGAACTCAGTATTCATGGCCTACTATTATAAAAGGATTCACGCCATGCTTCACCTCAGAACATCATCTCCAACATCATAAACTACAACCAGTTGTTTCATTAAAAGTGTAAGAAGACACATTCGTGTTCCTCAGTTTCACTCCAAGCTTTCTGCTTCCTTAGTTTTCATCAAAGTACGCCACCACAGTCcaaatatttcttatatatcTCTGCAAGAATATTTTGTATAGTTTTTTTATGTGCAACTTTTGTCTTTACTCATATATCATATCTTTCATTCAAAGATATTTCATGCCTCAATACTGTTTACAAATCAGCCATGTTATTGTACaatttctttattatatatatactaacAAGTTACTaggatttttttgttttattttcccTTGTATTGTTTGCAGTAAAAGTACAACATGAGCAAAGTTTTGCTTCTTGTTCTTGTCGTCTTCTACAGTGGTTTTCCCTCAAAAGGAATCAGTTCTGTTTCTACAAGACCACGTGCTGTTAACATTGGGGcaattttatctttcaattCCAGAATTGGCAGAGTAGCTAAAGTGGCCATACAAGCTGCAGTGGATGACGTAAATTCTGATGCAACGATTCTCAACGGAACTAAGCTTAAGATTTCAATGCTGGACACCAAATTATCCACTGGATTCCTAGGAATCATTGATTGTACGTCCTTTTCAAACACATCCCAGTTTTCCTTTTCATTCTTTTGCTCGTTTGCCCCATATAGAAACATATTTCTTAGTATATAACTCTCACTTGAAAATGTAACGAGCATTAATCTTTTTGTGTGAAGAAGAGAAAAGCAACCAAATGAGAAGAACAACATAGTGAGCAAGAGAGAGATGATGTTCACCATATTGTGAGATTAGAAATCCTAATAAAAGACTAGAGAGACATTATATTTCATACTTGATGGTTGAGATTGAGTGTTATCCTCAGtgagagaaacaaatattgtaatccCACTTTCATAGTGAATACATTTTCTGGATTAGGTTCGgtggatttttatttttagttaagaAGGTTTTCCAAAGTTAAAAATTTTgtgtcattatttttttttctctattttctaTTATCGGCTTATTGTTACCGCCTATTTTGTATCTATAACAAAGTGGGagaattaattctgattttcCGAAAAAACTGTTACAGCATTTCTGTTGATGGAAAGAGAAACTGTTGCCATAATTGGTCCCCAGTACTCAGTAATGGCACATGTGATTTCACACATAGCAAATGAGATGCAAGTACCTCTACTTTCATTTGCAGCAACAGACCCTACACTCACTTCACTGCAGTTCCCATATTTTGTTAGGACAACACAGAGTGATCTGTACCAGATGGCTGCTGTTGCAGAAATTGCTGATCACTTTCAATGGAGAGATGTCATTGCCCTTTACGTTGATGATGATCATGGAAGAAATGGTATAGCAGCCTTAGGGGATAAGCTAGCAGAAAAACGTTGCAAAATATCATATAAAGTACCCTTTAAGCCGGATAATATAACCCTGGAAGAAACAAACAGTGCACTAATTAAGGTAGCTTTAATGGAGTCTAAGGTAATAATCATTCACATGTACACTTCTTGTGGTCTAGAAGTACTTCATGCGGCTCAGACACTTGGCATGATGGGAAGTGGTTATGTGTGGATAGCCACAGATTGGCTTTCTACAGCACTAGATTCAGACCCCTCCTTGTCAACATCTCCAACCATGAATGACATCCAAGGTGTTATCACCTTGCGCATGCACACACCAGAATCAGacatgaaaagaaaatttatttctaGGTGGGATAAACTGAGCCGAAAAGAAAATTCTAATGAGGACCCTTTTGGATTATATATCTTTGGTTTCTACGCCTATGACACGGTTTGGGTGCTTGCTTCTGCACTGGATTCATTTTTTAAAGATGGGGGAACTTTGTCATTTTCAAATGATTCAAGTCTAAACATGTTAAGAAGGGACACCCTTAATCTTGATACCATGAGGGTCTTTGTTAATGGTGGCATGTTGCTTCAAAAAGTTTTGGAAGTGAACAGAACTGGTTTAGCTGGTGAGATGGTGTTTAATCCGGATGGAAACTTAGTGCATCCATCATATGAAATCATTAATGTGATAGGCACTGGAATTAGGAGGATTGGTTATTGGTCTGAACCCTCTGGCCTCCATACTGGGGAACATCCTAATCACTACAATTCTAGTGATGGACTTTATGGGGTGATTTGGCCAGATCAAATGGTTTTTTCCAGCAATGGAAGAACCTTGAGAATTGGGGTGCCACTAAGAATTAGTTACCGTGAGTTTGTGTCAAGAATTGAGGGAACTGAGATGTTTGGTGGTTATTGCATAGATGTGTTCACTGCTGCTCTCAACTTGTTGCCTTATCCTGTTCCCTACAAGTTCATTCCATTTGGTGATGCTAAAACCAACCCATTAAATTCACATCTTCTTCACATGATAACAATCGGTGTGAGTATCAAGTTTTCATAACCTATCTTCATTTGATGTTTTGTTAATTCGAAATTCTTGCATAGAAATTGCTTATTTTATGTGCAGGCCTTCGATGCTGTGGTGGGAGACATAACCATCACCACTAACCGAACTAAGATAGTGGACTTTACACAGCCATATATTGAGTCTGGGCTAGTTGTTGTGGCACCTATCAAGAAGTTGAAATCCAGTGCTTGGGCTTTCCTATCACCTTTCAGTCCAATGATGTGGTTTGTGACAGGAATGTTTTTCTTGGTGGTGGGAGCTGTTGTGTGGATTTTAGAGCGTCGCATAAATGATGACTTCAGAGGCCCTGCTAGAAGACAATTTGTCACCATTATTTGGTAAGTAAGTGCCtagaaaattttcaaatatgGACTTCATTGACATGATTACTAGCATACTTTATCAATGGCTGACATCTTGATCATTTATTTCTACAGGTTTAGCTTCTCAACCCTATTTTTTGCACAAAGTAAGTGATTGGAACCTTTTGTTATCTTGTTATCCTTTCTGCTTTCCTCATGTAGTGAACACAAACTCAATTTCTAGAAGACAGTAGATATAAATAACTTCTATGCAGGAGAAAAAACTGTGAGCACCCTTGGTCGCTTAGTGCTGATCATATGGCTGTTTGTGGTTTTGATACTCAACTCAAGCTACATTGCAAGCCTCACCTCCATCCTAACTGTGGAGCAACTCTCTTCACCGGTTAAAGGAATTGAAAGCTTAGTTATAAGCAACGATCGCATTGGTTTCCTGAGGGGTTCATTTGCCGAAAGTTATCTGACAGAGGAGCTAAACATACACAGATCAAGGCTTGTTCCTCTGAACTCCCCATCAGAATATGAAAAGGCCTTGAAAGATGGCCCTGCTAATGGAGGAGTGACTGCCATAATAGATTAACGTGCATACATGGAACTCTTCCTGGATACCAGATGTGAATACAGTATTGTTGGCCAAGAGTTCACCAAGATGGGATGGGGCTTTGTGAGTGCTTTTGtacttttattttcattcttcAAACTCCAAACCACTAAGAGATTGAGCATGCTTAAATTGTTGCAGGCCTTCCCAAGAGACTCTCCCCTAGCCATTgacatgtccactgccatctTAAAACTTTCAGAGAATGGTGATCTTCAGAGAATTCATGACAAATGGCTAACAAGAAGTGCATGCAGCTCAGAGGGTGCAAAACAAGGCATAGACCGTCTAGAGCTAAAAAGCTTTTGGAGTCTGTTCCTACTCAGTGGCATAGCATGCTTCATTGCTCTCCTTTGCTATGCTGCAAGGATGGCCTACCGATTTAGTAGACACTCCAATACTAACTTGGAGCACTCATCTCAATCCTCTCGTCTTCGATCGTTCCTTTCCTTTGTGAATGAAAGAGAAGAGGAAGTGAAATACAGGGCAAAGAGAAGGCGAAAGGAAAAGTGCTCTTGTAGAAAGGTTGTGCACGAAGGTGGATCTTTGGATGACTCAACTGTTAGTGTCCACATAGAAAATAATGCCACTGCGCAAGATTAACTACCCAAATCTTGCAATTTAAACGTAAAAACATAATACCAAATATGTTCATAATGAGCACAAAAGGTCTGGTTGACTCCAATTCTTGATCTTTAAGGATTTTTTCCTACTGTTTTGTTAAATATGTGAAAAATATGTCTGACACATGCAATTGAAAGTAACTGAATAGTCCAACTATGTTCACTCTGCACAAACTATGTCCCAAACACCAAAATTTCGTCCCTTCTGAACCCAAGAACCATGTCTCTCAACCAAAATCCCCACATACTCATCATCGCAAACCTCAATTGTGTCGCCATCCAACCAATTGGTATTCTAATTCTTCACTTACTTGACATAGAAGGCTCCACCAAAAAAGAAGGTGTTTCTAAATTATACTGTAaagtttataatatatttttaaatcatatAATCTGAAACTTATTCATCGAGATTCAACGTATAACTAtaactggcgagctttgctacTGGTGGTAGTGATTTGAAGTTGGGTACTCTTATGTGcgcaaaaaaaaatgatgaactTAGGGTTTAGGATCTTTAATATTTGTTCCTCTCTTTTGATGGAGGAAGAGTATATTTATAGAATTAAAAACAGTTAATACTCACTCTTTTTTATGGTGATAGATCTTTAATACAAAGACATATAGGTTTATTGGGTTGGATACCAAATTATGTCGTGGGGGATGGTTTCAccaatatatttgtatttttttagaaaaattgaGATTCAAATTACTTCATACTTAGCCAAAATCATCACATCGGTTATAGTTCGATTAATCTTATGATCGGAAGACACTCTTATAGCTATTGAAACAAAATTAACTTAATATGTGTGAGCACAAACATCTCTTTCTTGATATATAAAAGATAGAAAATAGACATGTGTCTTTCGGAGACTCAACAAAGGTTTTCATCAAAGGTCAgggaaaaatatgtttttctcaaAAGGATGGAAAACAAGACACTATGGAGGATGTTTATTATGTACTTGATTTGAAGAATAATATTCTCAGTATGGGACTATTACTAAAGAAAGGTTATTCGATTTTCATGAAAGATCGAATTTTGCACTTGAAGGATAAAAGTGGATGAGTGCTTGCAAACGTGGAGATGACAATGAATTTGATGTTCAAACTCAACTTAAAGAATACCTTGCCGAAGAAGTCCTTTTGTGATGAAAAAATTGAGCTTGAAGATTTAAAGGCAAAATTGAGTAGCTTGGAAGAATTGATAACCTCGAAAGAAGGTTTacaaaattggaagaaaaatatgttaatatggagaaagaaaaagaaaatagagtCAATCAAGTTGAAGAACTCCATTTGTTATTTTTGacacaaaaagaaaaaggtgaatgAATTACAATCCAAATTAGAAGCCCGTTATAATTTTACAAATGCCCTTGAAGCTAGGAAGAAGCTGGGGGCAAAACCAAAAGTCAATGACAAATATCTTCCAtcttttgttattgttgatgagaATGTAGGAAATAATACTTTAGATAGTCTTTTAAATCCTTTTAAGTCAAAGGGTGAAAGTGGAGaagattttatttgaaaaattataagtaattcaattaaaaattctACACCAGAAAATTGAAGTTGTTTATAATTCAGTATCGTAAGATGATTATTTGAAAAGTAATCgtgaaataaaagttatattatttaaaaaatcttaCCCCAGCAAGGATATTTGATGTAGTTTCCCTAGAACTGGGTCATGGCACATGTGATTTCACACATAACAAATGAGATGCAAGTGCCTCTACTTTCATTTGCAGCAACAGACCCTACACTGAGCTCAGTGGCAGAAATTGTTGATCACTTTGGTTGATGATGAGCATGGAAGAAATGGAGTAGCTACTTATATTGTAGATAATAAACATATTCTATAAAAGAATGAATCACTTAAATCTATTTTTAGAGTAAATAAGCTCTGGGATTTTACTGGTGTTGTGTGTCCATCATATTTAGattaagtattttaattatttaatgaagactgattataatatatacaagggattaatatattaagaatcttcATTTATTCACAGACAACCGCACACTGGATTTCTTTGTTAACTGTCCATGTactaaaaaagtattattattttaattgtttgtGGATGTCATGTTACTTattattggattttttttttaaaaattctattttttttttgtagttctCATTTTATCAGCTTTTCTTTTTTAGCTTTTTTTATGTAGTTGTGAATTCTTTACTGTGTAGTGGAATATCAAGATCAGAAAAATCCAAGAACTCAAGTTTATCCTTAAAAACTCAAGTTTATCCTTAACCAAATTAATAATgcactacaataaaattaataaataaaaattaaatttaaaaactaaaataattatttattatattaattaaattaaaaattaatttataaattaaaaaaatatttaaaataacttttattaattataaaataatttttaaattaatatctaaaatttttaaaattttctatgATCTTTGACTACCAATTATTCATAATCTTTCCTCTTAAGTTATTCAGGTGTATCTTCGATTTGTCCAAAACCTTCTTTTCTTCCTTTACTTCTCTTTTTTCCTCTAATTTCCACTattacaaattattaaatagcaattaattttaaaagtaaaaaataattagttattatataaaataaaattcaattattattaaatatttttataatttttatagagGATTAAAAGagtaaaacattttaaatttcaaagactttaaaattttacaattttttgattttatatttttgccATTCAGTAGGTCGGTTCCCTCATTCTGAAAGTAGCATTTTCGATATATTAATCGATTGGTGGTTCTCTCACGAACCATGTTCTCCATATCGTAGAAAGTGGCAACCATGTGTGTCCATCTAATAAATCATCATTGCAAAAAGGAATAAAGtatttaaaagttttatttatttatttcatcgATTACACTAAAATATCAAATGCTACTTCTTTGGCACATTTTTCAGCGTACTTTTGTAGGTCGCAAATTGCTGGATTGGATGCCACTTTGAGCACAAAAGAAAGCCACCCAAAATGGGCATTGTGGTCCGACATTTGTCCTGCGAAAAGATGAGTTTACAAACCTAACAAAATAAAGTACCAAATTTGTTTAAACataaacaaacaattggttggtATGGTAACTGCTTTTTTCAAACATCCACACTTCACTTAAAGGAATAGGCTTTACTATATTTACGACTTGATTAAGTTTTAAATATCAtgttcaatatttttaattaagttacTATTAAAAAGGTTGTTTTATTAAATGCTcaattcttttttcttttttaagtaAATTGATTGATAAGTTAGAGATGaaagacaaaattaacaatCACATTGATAAGATCAAACAAGTGTACTTAAAAAGAAATTGAGCAtttatagataattttttttata encodes:
- the LOC137808538 gene encoding glutamate receptor 3.3-like; translation: MSKVLLLVLVVFYSGFPSKGISSVSTRPRAVNIGAILSFNSRIGRVAKVAIQAAVDDVNSDATILNGTKLKISMLDTKLSTGFLGIIDSFLLMERETVAIIGPQYSVMAHVISHIANEMQVPLLSFAATDPTLTSLQFPYFVRTTQSDLYQMAAVAEIADHFQWRDVIALYVDDDHGRNGIAALGDKLAEKRCKISYKVPFKPDNITLEETNSALIKVALMESKVIIIHMYTSCGLEVLHAAQTLGMMGSGYVWIATDWLSTALDSDPSLSTSPTMNDIQGVITLRMHTPESDMKRKFISRWDKLSRKENSNEDPFGLYIFGFYAYDTVWVLASALDSFFKDGGTLSFSNDSSLNMLRRDTLNLDTMRVFVNGGMLLQKVLEVNRTGLAGEMVFNPDGNLVHPSYEIINVIGTGIRRIGYWSEPSGLHTGEHPNHYNSSDGLYGVIWPDQMVFSSNGRTLRIGVPLRISYREFVSRIEGTEMFGGYCIDVFTAALNLLPYPVPYKFIPFGDAKTNPLNSHLLHMITIGAFDAVVGDITITTNRTKIVDFTQPYIESGLVVVAPIKKLKSSAWAFLSPFSPMMWFVTGMFFLVVGAVVWILERRINDDFRGPARRQFVTIIWFSFSTLFFAQREKTVSTLGRLVLIIWLFVVLILNSSYIASLTSILTVEQLSSPVKGIESLVISNDRIGFLRGSFAESYLTEELNIHRSRLVPLNSPSEYEKALKDGPANGGVTAIID